One Spinacia oleracea cultivar Varoflay chromosome 4, BTI_SOV_V1, whole genome shotgun sequence DNA segment encodes these proteins:
- the LOC110800374 gene encoding NEDD8-conjugating enzyme Ubc12 → MINLFKVKAKQRENAENLNGKPHVKKQTAGELRLHKDISELNLPKSCTISFPNGKDELMNFEVTIRPDEGYYLGGTFVFTFQVPSVYPHEPPKVKCKTKVYHPNIDLEGNVCLNILREDWKPVLNVNTVIYGLYHLYTQPNYEDPLNHDAAAVLRDNPKMFESNVRRAIAGGYVGQTFFPRCVS, encoded by the exons atgattaatttgttcaaAGTGAAAGCCAAACAAAGGGAAAATGCTGAAAATCTTAATGGAAAGCCGCATGTCAAGAAGCAAACAGCTGGAGAATTACGTCTTCATAAAG ATATCAGTGAACTGAACCTGCCAAAGTCATGTACCATATCATTTCCCAATGGAAAGGATGAGCTGATGAATTTTGAAGTTACCATCCGTCCTGACGAGGGATATTATCT AGGCGGCACATTTGTGTTTACCTTCCAAGTTCCATCTGTATATCCTCACGAGCCTCCCAAAGTCAAGTGCAAAACAAAG GTATACCATCCCAACATCGACTTGGAAGGTAATGTCTGTCTTAACATACTAAGAGAAGACTGGAAACCTGTTTTGAACGTAAACACTGTCATCTATGGGTTGTATCACCTCTACACG CAACCAAACTATGAAGACCCTTTAAATCATGATGCCGCTGCTGTATTGAGGGATAATCCTAAAATGTTCGAGTCCAATGTGAGAAGAGCTATAGCTGGGGGTTACGTGGGTCAAACCTTCTTCCCGAGGTGTGTTTCTTGA